The following coding sequences lie in one Rhinolophus ferrumequinum isolate MPI-CBG mRhiFer1 chromosome 14, mRhiFer1_v1.p, whole genome shotgun sequence genomic window:
- the ASPH gene encoding aspartyl/asparaginyl beta-hydroxylase isoform X14 yields MAEDTKHGGHKNGRKGGLPGSSFFTWFMVIALLGVWTSVAVVWFDLIDYEEVLGKLGVYDADGDGDFDVDDAKVLLEGPGGVAKRKTKAKVKEPTKEELKKEKEKPESRKESKNGERKKGKKEKEDDRKDKKMADSDISRKESPKGKKDKEKEKVGLDKGAKTKESRKKSTNTKDISSKMTSREKDDRKEGRSSTKHAHLAKGNNQKRKN; encoded by the exons acaCAAAGCATGGAGGACacaagaatggaaggaaaggaggactTCCTGGCAGTTCTTTTTTCACGTGGTTTATGGTCATTGCGTTGCTGGGAGTCTGGACATCAGTAGCTGTTGTCTGGTTTGATCTTATTGATTATGAGGAAGTTTTAG GAAAACTAGGAGTCTATGATGCTGATGGTGATGGAGATTTTGATGTGGATGATGCCAAAGTTTTATTAG AAGGACCTGGTGGGGTAGCCAAGAGAAAAACTAAGGCTAaag TTAAAGAACCCACTAAAGAAGagctcaagaaagaaaaagagaagcctGAGTCAAGGAAGGAAAGtaagaatggagagagaaaaaaggggaagaaagaaaaagaggatgaTCGAAAGGATAAGAAAATGGCTGATTCCGATATATCCAGGAAAGAGTCTCCTAAGGgtaaaaaggacaaagaaaaggagaaagtgggACTAGATAAAGGTGCTAAAACCAAGGAAAGTaggaaaaagtcaacaaatacaAAGGATATTTCTAGTAAAATGACATCCAGAGAAAAAGATGACAGAAAGGAAGGTAGAAGTTCTACCAAACATGCACACTTAGCAAAGGGAAATaaccagaaaagaaagaactga